One Limisphaerales bacterium DNA window includes the following coding sequences:
- a CDS encoding glycogen debranching enzyme N-terminal domain-containing protein: MGDLQMQPAAGERLVRYVGDRLRFTLSGAAGTHSVFLRTNIGRAASLRHGIIRQIQEHEVQIEASWRDVPMRLEGDEWVVEFALAEVGWFQAKAYAVDSDGQQHWPQGENFGLSVHPNDARCANTIYCCFPRMFGPNKTARETTARDGNEQIQKLDHEGYAVIPPSGTFRDVIAELPHIMDTLGCRILHMLPVNSTPTTYARMGRFGSPYACGDLTDIDPALVQFDKRATGVQQFCELTDAVHARGGRLFLDLVINHTGWGSTLQEEHPEWFLREDNGEFASPGAWGNTWGDLVELEPHHRGLWEHLAEAFLTWCRRGVDGFRCDAGYKVPMPVWRYIIARVREEFPDTIFLLEGLGGGWEDTENLLTQGGMQWAYSELFQEYNGDNISGYLDHALLQSPRIGTLVNYSETHDNPRLAERGRVWSLMRNRLCALTSVNGGFAFTNGVEWLADERVNVHNARGLAWGSEENLIAELARLNELLSHHPCFRDGATFKRLTPDDSPIFALERTSSCGERVVVLINSDSESPHEWHIPRVEMPADESWIDLLGGSPMGVAWLSDHVHFKMQPGQVFCLAASESELKTDYRTARARVAWAIQCLATVFEPEEIGPYDWAALSELVADDPEKFLAAISWMDANATDLLVEIKTAMERTGYPQITTWRAADASRILPVPHGHWLLLRDEQPFRVSLDESHHAESVPVGDGHAAAFPPDFTGGARLMMRRLNEKPEPICGELLFLNNQPADEPFNAAVVRAEAEPTESPIALLTNGHGAMARMAVDLGSIKSKYDCLLAANLHNSLPVNRTVLAKRARVWAVADGFITPLDADNLLQFQPGPPARWRFLISAGDNRTVEVELTAAMPSGANATVLEFRRMYGQPTQGAALSKNKSFFLTVRVDIENRDFHSETHLSDAAYQYFEEHVRELPNEIGFAFEASPETRLTVEVSSGNYHHEFEWVRDIAHPVEASRGHAPSGDACSPGWFELPLTPGESVRLTTSVGRFKSSPLHGDDSQWSDEHANRFAARLKNSLEKFIVQRGTGKTVIAGYPWFLDWGRDTLIVARGMLAAGMIDEVRDLVVTYAALEENGTLPNSLRGDDSTNRETSDAPLWFGVVCEELAATGVDLNQLRAGERSVLGVLQSFALHYRDGTPNGIRMDTASGLIWSPTHFTWMDTNHPAGSPREGYPVEIQALWLRLLRQLGGEWEALLEKAEASFQSLFKIENDWLADQLIAPPNMGASEAKPDNALRSNGLLAVALGEVTGKPAREMVAAAQRYLVVPGAVRSLAPLPVEPPLPVRTGEGDLLNNPQEPYWGRYEGDEDTRRKPAYHNGTAWVWPLPVFCEALVRAWDFSPESVAAARSYLLSVEPLLNEGCLGHLPEVLDGDAPHTQRGCDAQAWSVSEAFRVWNLLNEK; this comes from the coding sequence ATGGGAGATTTGCAAATGCAACCCGCAGCCGGCGAGCGGCTGGTTCGATACGTCGGCGATCGGTTGCGATTTACGCTGTCCGGCGCGGCGGGAACGCATTCGGTTTTTTTGCGCACAAACATTGGTCGCGCGGCATCCTTGCGGCATGGCATTATTCGCCAAATCCAAGAACACGAAGTTCAAATTGAGGCGTCGTGGCGCGATGTCCCGATGCGGCTCGAGGGCGATGAGTGGGTGGTCGAATTCGCGTTGGCCGAGGTGGGGTGGTTTCAGGCAAAGGCGTACGCCGTTGATTCGGACGGCCAACAGCACTGGCCACAGGGTGAAAATTTTGGGCTTTCCGTGCATCCCAATGATGCGCGTTGCGCGAACACAATTTACTGTTGTTTCCCGCGCATGTTCGGTCCGAACAAAACCGCGCGTGAAACCACCGCTCGCGATGGCAACGAGCAAATCCAAAAACTCGATCATGAAGGTTATGCCGTCATCCCGCCGAGTGGGACATTTCGCGACGTCATCGCCGAACTGCCTCATATCATGGACACCCTCGGTTGTCGCATACTACATATGTTGCCAGTTAATTCCACGCCCACTACTTACGCACGGATGGGCCGTTTCGGCAGCCCGTACGCCTGCGGCGATCTCACCGACATCGATCCCGCGCTCGTGCAGTTTGATAAACGCGCTACGGGGGTGCAGCAGTTTTGCGAACTGACCGATGCTGTTCACGCGCGCGGCGGGCGACTTTTTCTCGATCTCGTCATCAACCATACCGGCTGGGGCAGCACGTTGCAGGAGGAACATCCCGAGTGGTTTCTGCGCGAAGACAACGGCGAATTCGCAAGCCCCGGCGCGTGGGGAAACACGTGGGGTGATCTCGTCGAACTGGAGCCACATCATCGCGGGCTGTGGGAGCATCTCGCCGAAGCCTTCCTCACGTGGTGCCGTCGCGGCGTCGATGGATTCCGCTGCGATGCCGGGTACAAAGTGCCGATGCCCGTTTGGCGTTACATCATCGCGCGCGTCCGTGAGGAATTTCCAGACACCATTTTCCTGCTCGAAGGCCTCGGCGGTGGTTGGGAGGACACCGAAAACCTCCTCACCCAAGGCGGCATGCAATGGGCCTACTCCGAGCTGTTTCAGGAATACAACGGCGACAATATTTCCGGCTACCTCGACCACGCGCTGCTGCAAAGCCCCCGCATCGGCACGCTCGTTAATTACAGCGAAACCCACGACAACCCGCGCCTCGCCGAACGCGGCCGCGTGTGGTCGCTCATGCGCAATCGCCTCTGCGCGCTCACCAGTGTCAACGGCGGGTTCGCCTTCACTAACGGCGTTGAGTGGCTCGCCGACGAACGCGTAAACGTCCACAACGCCCGCGGGCTCGCCTGGGGCAGCGAGGAAAACCTGATCGCCGAGTTGGCGCGCTTGAATGAATTGCTTTCTCATCACCCCTGTTTTCGCGATGGCGCTACATTCAAGCGCCTTACTCCGGATGACTCTCCAATTTTTGCACTGGAACGAACTTCAAGCTGCGGCGAGAGAGTCGTGGTGCTAATCAACAGCGACTCTGAGTCGCCGCACGAATGGCATATCCCACGTGTCGAAATGCCCGCCGACGAAAGCTGGATCGATCTGCTCGGCGGTTCACCAATGGGTGTGGCGTGGCTGTCCGACCACGTCCATTTCAAAATGCAACCCGGTCAAGTCTTTTGCCTCGCTGCGAGTGAATCTGAATTGAAAACCGACTATCGCACAGCGCGCGCACGTGTTGCGTGGGCGATACAATGTCTGGCCACGGTTTTCGAGCCGGAAGAAATTGGACCGTACGACTGGGCCGCTTTGTCTGAATTAGTGGCAGACGATCCTGAAAAATTTCTGGCCGCCATCAGCTGGATGGACGCGAATGCCACCGACTTGTTGGTGGAAATTAAAACCGCGATGGAACGCACTGGCTATCCGCAAATCACCACGTGGCGTGCGGCAGATGCCTCCCGCATTTTGCCCGTGCCACACGGCCATTGGTTGTTGTTGCGCGATGAGCAGCCGTTCCGCGTGAGTTTGGATGAATCCCATCACGCCGAATCGGTGCCGGTGGGTGACGGGCACGCGGCTGCTTTTCCGCCAGACTTTACTGGAGGCGCGCGTTTGATGATGCGCCGACTCAATGAAAAACCCGAGCCGATTTGTGGGGAATTGTTGTTTCTGAATAACCAGCCCGCCGACGAGCCTTTTAACGCAGCGGTGGTGCGCGCGGAAGCTGAACCCACCGAAAGCCCCATCGCGCTCCTCACCAACGGACACGGTGCGATGGCGCGGATGGCGGTGGACTTGGGTAGTATTAAATCCAAGTACGATTGCCTGCTTGCCGCCAATCTGCACAACTCCTTGCCGGTCAACCGCACCGTGCTCGCCAAGCGCGCCCGCGTGTGGGCCGTCGCTGATGGGTTCATCACACCGCTCGATGCGGATAACCTCCTCCAATTCCAGCCCGGCCCGCCGGCTCGCTGGCGGTTCCTTATCAGCGCGGGTGACAATCGCACAGTGGAAGTTGAACTGACCGCCGCGATGCCGTCGGGTGCGAATGCGACGGTGCTGGAGTTTCGTCGAATGTATGGCCAACCCACGCAAGGCGCTGCACTTTCAAAAAATAAATCGTTTTTCCTGACCGTTCGGGTGGACATCGAAAACCGTGATTTTCATTCTGAAACTCATTTGAGCGATGCGGCTTATCAATATTTTGAGGAACACGTCCGTGAACTTCCAAATGAAATCGGTTTTGCCTTCGAGGCATCGCCTGAAACGCGACTGACCGTCGAGGTAAGCAGCGGAAATTATCATCACGAGTTTGAATGGGTGCGTGACATCGCCCATCCAGTCGAGGCCAGTCGCGGCCACGCGCCAAGCGGAGATGCTTGTAGCCCGGGTTGGTTTGAATTGCCGTTGACACCGGGTGAAAGTGTGAGGCTAACAACGAGCGTCGGCAGATTCAAAAGCTCGCCTCTCCATGGTGACGACTCTCAATGGAGTGACGAGCATGCGAATCGGTTTGCCGCCCGCCTCAAAAACTCGTTGGAAAAATTCATCGTCCAGCGTGGCACCGGCAAAACCGTAATTGCGGGTTACCCGTGGTTTCTTGATTGGGGCCGCGACACGCTCATCGTCGCGCGAGGAATGCTGGCGGCAGGGATGATCGATGAGGTGCGCGACCTCGTGGTGACATACGCCGCTTTGGAAGAAAACGGCACCTTGCCAAACTCATTGCGCGGCGACGATTCGACTAATCGCGAAACTTCCGACGCGCCATTATGGTTTGGCGTTGTATGTGAAGAATTGGCTGCGACTGGGGTTGATTTAAATCAGTTGCGCGCGGGTGAGCGTTCGGTGTTGGGTGTGCTGCAATCCTTTGCCCTGCACTACCGCGATGGAACGCCGAATGGTATTCGCATGGACACCGCGAGCGGATTGATTTGGAGTCCAACCCATTTCACGTGGATGGATACCAACCACCCTGCAGGTTCGCCGCGCGAGGGTTACCCTGTGGAAATTCAAGCACTGTGGCTGCGGCTGCTTCGTCAATTGGGTGGTGAATGGGAAGCGTTGCTGGAAAAGGCGGAGGCATCATTCCAATCACTTTTCAAAATTGAAAACGACTGGCTGGCGGATCAGTTGATTGCTCCGCCAAACATGGGTGCCTCCGAAGCCAAGCCGGATAATGCACTGCGGAGCAACGGGCTTTTGGCGGTGGCGCTGGGCGAAGTGACGGGTAAACCGGCACGCGAAATGGTAGCGGCAGCGCAGCGGTATTTGGTGGTGCCCGGCGCGGTGCGATCCCTGGCACCCTTGCCGGTGGAGCCGCCACTGCCGGTGCGGACAGGTGAAGGCGATTTGCTAAACAATCCGCAAGAGCCATATTGGGGTCGTTACGAAGGAGACGAAGACACGCGGCGCAAACCGGCTTATCATAACGGGACGGCATGGGTTTGGCCATTGCCAGTGTTCTGCGAAGCACTGGTGAGGGCGTGGGATTTTTCGCCAGAGAGTGTGGCAGCCGCACGGTCGTATTTGTTGTCCGTGGAACCGTTGCTCAATGAAGGCTGCCTTGGGCATTTGCCCGAAGTGCTCGACGGCGACGCGCCGCACACGCAACGCGGTTGCGACGCGCAGGCTTGGAGCGTGTCAGAAGCATTTCGGGTTTGGAATTTATTAAATGAAAAATAG
- a CDS encoding adenosylhomocysteinase, with amino-acid sequence MTATREETKTDYKVRDIGLADFGRKEIDIAEKEMPGLMATREKYGPEQPLAGVKVMGSLHMTIQTAVLIETLVALGADVRWCSCNIYSTQEHAAAAIAAAGVPVFAWKGETLEEYWDCTWNALTWPDGSGPDQIVDDGGDATLLIHKGVDLENGSDWVNSDSESEEEAVIKALLKKVYAGKPGHWGPVAKAMKGVSEETTTGVHRLLQMEERGELLFQAINVNDSVTKSKFDNVYGCRHSLVDGIKRAMDVLVSGKVAMVCGYGDVGKGSSAALANEHARVLVSEVDPICALQACMEGYQVTTVEDALPIADIYVTTTGNKDIITADQMARMKDQAIVCNIGHFDNEIQVAALSEMEGVTREEIKDDSIPGGPVTRFIFPDGHSIYLLAEGRLINLGCATGHPSFVMSNSFTNQTIAQIDIRKNPDRKVGVYLLDKKLDEEVARLHLDKLGAKLTQLSQEQADYINVPVGGPYKPEHYRY; translated from the coding sequence ATGACTGCGACACGCGAAGAAACCAAAACAGACTACAAAGTGCGTGATATCGGCTTGGCCGATTTTGGCCGCAAAGAAATCGACATAGCCGAAAAGGAAATGCCGGGACTTATGGCCACGCGCGAAAAGTACGGGCCTGAGCAACCCCTTGCGGGAGTGAAGGTAATGGGCTCGCTGCACATGACGATTCAAACAGCGGTGCTCATCGAGACGCTCGTCGCGCTCGGTGCGGATGTGCGCTGGTGCTCGTGCAATATTTATTCCACGCAGGAACACGCCGCCGCGGCGATCGCGGCTGCGGGCGTGCCGGTGTTTGCGTGGAAAGGCGAAACGCTTGAGGAATACTGGGACTGCACTTGGAACGCCCTCACGTGGCCGGACGGTTCCGGGCCGGATCAAATTGTGGACGACGGGGGCGACGCGACTTTGCTCATTCACAAAGGCGTGGATTTGGAGAATGGCAGCGATTGGGTGAACAGCGATTCTGAGAGCGAAGAGGAAGCGGTCATCAAGGCACTGTTGAAAAAGGTATATGCCGGCAAGCCCGGGCATTGGGGGCCGGTAGCGAAGGCAATGAAAGGTGTGTCAGAGGAGACGACCACCGGAGTGCATCGCTTGCTGCAAATGGAAGAGCGGGGCGAGTTGCTCTTCCAGGCAATCAACGTCAACGACTCAGTGACCAAATCAAAATTCGATAACGTGTATGGTTGCCGACACTCGCTGGTGGACGGCATCAAGCGTGCGATGGACGTGCTCGTTTCCGGCAAGGTGGCAATGGTGTGCGGCTATGGCGACGTGGGCAAAGGGTCCTCAGCGGCACTCGCGAACGAACACGCGCGGGTATTGGTTTCCGAGGTCGATCCCATCTGTGCGTTGCAGGCGTGCATGGAGGGTTATCAAGTGACGACGGTAGAAGACGCACTGCCAATCGCGGATATTTACGTTACCACTACCGGCAATAAAGACATCATCACCGCCGATCAGATGGCGCGGATGAAAGATCAAGCTATCGTCTGTAACATCGGACATTTTGATAATGAAATCCAGGTGGCCGCGCTCAGCGAAATGGAAGGCGTCACGCGCGAAGAAATCAAGGACGACTCCATCCCGGGCGGTCCCGTTACGCGCTTCATTTTTCCCGACGGACACTCGATTTATTTGTTGGCCGAAGGCCGTCTCATCAATCTCGGTTGCGCAACGGGTCATCCGAGCTTTGTCATGTCCAACAGTTTTACCAACCAAACGATCGCGCAGATTGACATCCGGAAAAATCCTGATCGCAAGGTGGGCGTGTATTTGTTGGATAAAAAATTGGACGAGGAAGTGGCACGATTGCACCTCGACAAACTCGGAGCCAAGCTCACGCAGCTTTCTCAGGAGCAGGCGGACTACATCAACGTGCCCGTCGGGGGGCCTTACAAACCGGAACATTACCGGTATTAG
- a CDS encoding methionine adenosyltransferase, which produces MANSYIFSSESVGEGHPDKVCDTISDAILDACLAQDKHSRVACETFVKSNIVCVGGEITTRAKFDHEQVIRAAIRGIGYVNDDDGFHADKVFINNYLTAQSPDIAQGVDAKKAAGKATAEQGAGDQGLMFGFACDETPELMPAPIMYSHRLGRQLTKLRKAGKAKWLRPDAKTQVSIRYENDKPVKVTSVVVSTQHAESATNKTIRDFITKQVIEKVIPKPMLARDTQLLINPTGRFVVGGPEGDSGLTGRKIIVDTYGGMGRHGGGAFSGKDPSKVDRSAAYMGRYVAKNIVAAGLAARCEIQFAYAIGYPKPVSVHVETFGTNTVSEAKILRAVNRVFNFKPADIVKQLKLLRPIYGLTTNYGHFGKKHKDITWEKTDKVAALKKAVQ; this is translated from the coding sequence ATGGCCAACAGTTATATTTTCTCATCTGAATCCGTCGGCGAAGGGCATCCGGACAAGGTGTGCGACACCATCAGCGATGCCATCCTTGATGCGTGCCTTGCGCAGGATAAGCACAGTCGTGTGGCGTGCGAAACCTTTGTGAAGAGCAATATCGTGTGTGTGGGCGGCGAAATCACCACACGGGCGAAGTTCGATCACGAACAAGTCATCCGCGCTGCCATTCGCGGCATCGGTTATGTGAATGATGACGATGGGTTTCACGCGGACAAAGTGTTCATCAATAATTACCTCACCGCCCAAAGCCCGGACATCGCCCAGGGCGTGGACGCCAAAAAAGCAGCCGGTAAAGCCACGGCGGAGCAGGGCGCCGGAGATCAAGGGTTGATGTTTGGCTTCGCATGTGACGAAACGCCAGAATTGATGCCCGCGCCAATCATGTATTCGCATCGCCTTGGACGCCAGCTCACCAAGTTGCGCAAAGCGGGCAAAGCCAAATGGCTGCGGCCCGACGCCAAAACGCAGGTTTCGATCCGCTACGAAAACGACAAGCCGGTGAAAGTGACGAGTGTAGTCGTCTCCACGCAACACGCGGAGAGCGCTACAAACAAAACCATTCGGGATTTTATCACCAAACAAGTCATCGAAAAAGTTATCCCAAAACCAATGCTCGCGCGCGATACACAATTACTCATCAACCCCACCGGACGATTTGTGGTCGGCGGGCCTGAAGGTGACAGCGGGCTCACGGGTCGTAAAATCATCGTTGATACTTACGGGGGAATGGGGCGCCACGGCGGTGGTGCATTCAGCGGCAAAGACCCCAGCAAGGTGGATCGCAGCGCGGCGTATATGGGGCGTTACGTTGCCAAAAACATTGTGGCCGCCGGGTTGGCTGCGCGCTGTGAAATTCAGTTTGCGTATGCGATTGGGTATCCGAAACCGGTTTCGGTGCACGTCGAAACTTTTGGCACGAACACAGTGTCCGAGGCAAAAATTCTGAGGGCGGTCAATCGGGTATTTAATTTCAAACCGGCGGACATCGTGAAGCAACTCAAATTGCTTCGGCCGATATATGGGCTTACCACGAATTACGGTCACTTCGGAAAGAAGCACAAAGATATCACCTGGGAAAAGACTGATAAAGTTGCGGCTTTGAAAAAGGCTGTTCAATAG